The genomic DNA CCTATCTATATACGAATATGTGTTCTTCCACGGTTCACGAGTTAGACCCGTCCTATGTATATGGATACGTTTGTGTTTTTACGTTCCATATATAAATAAGCATGCCGATGGAGCTGTTTTCCTTGAGGCTCCTGACCTAGGTTGCCCAATTTGGACCGAAGAGCATCGACTGCCGCATGCGTTCCTGCACCAGCGAAAATGGGCGAggctgtctcgccgtcgagaCCAGCCGCCCAGAGACTCAAAATGCAGGCCGCGACGAGCGTTTTCCCCGTACCAGGTGGCCCTGCGCATAACGCCAATGTCGACACGCAGGGAGGACACACCGACTGAAGTTGCGGAGTCGACATtcaaagagggaaaaaaggagacataGAGGTGGAGACAGGTAGCTAGCAATAGACAGACGCAAATGGGTTTATACACAGAGACGTAGCGCGATAACGAGGGCACGAGAGGGACACGTGcgcaagaaagaagagcgagagacgcacaggcAGGTAGGTTTGCTTCtagcgacagagagggaggtCGGTAGATCGAGGGAGTTTTCtaaagcgagaaaacgaattTGGTGAaccagaaaaggaaacggcaagcgcatgcagagtcCTGGCGTGCCGGAAGGCGACAAATGACAGCGACGAAAGCAAAACGTGTGGGAGAGTAATGAAACGGCGACGCCAAGCGCCGAGGACTGCAAAGCTAACAGACACCACAAAGGAAGTGACCAAACGTTAGGCTCCGTTTCCTGTCCCCTGAGTGCATTTTCTCCCCCTGAATCCTTTCCGGTTAtactgcatgcagtgggggtggctgcgtcgctctcgcagTTCCCAACACATGCACAGTTCACTAGCAGGTCGTTCTTTGCTTTCTTGTTCTTTGCCTACCCTGGACAAGGACTATAGGAGCTGGCGACCGCAACACACAGCATACGACGTTCCTCTGGCTCGACgtgagaaagggaaagagagaagacagaaccTCCTCCAGGGGAACAGATGCGGGCGTCGTTTCTGACGAACGAGACGAGCTCGCGTTCGCCCTATACTCGGATGCAAACACTCCTTCCTCGACGCCAGAGGAGCCCGCCTTGGAGCTCGCTGGAAATCccccttccctgtcttcacccaggagaaaagaggggcgaagagaagaaggctcAAGCGCAGAGGGGTGAAGAGAAGGCTGAAGCTCAgaaggcagacgagaagcctgaagcgcagaaggcagacgaggagacgcgcccgaGAGACAAGCGGAGGGTTCGGCTGAATCCTTTCGGAGTGTTTCTGCGGTCGCAGATGGAGACTGCATTTTCTGCCGCAAGGTTGGCAGGTCGGAGGCCAGCGCAGGGGGGTACGCGGAAGCACACGGAAAAAGCggcggcgtgcatgcaagaaaTAAGGCATGATTGATTCCCCGTCCTGGAGTCGCCTTTCCCGCGAGCTGTGTCGACGTCCCCTGTCGCGTTTTGTCTGTCGCCGTGCCATTCTTCCCTGCGCTGTCGCGTAGCCTTTGCCGCTGCGAGTCGCCTTCTTGCGCCCGTCCAGAAGACAAAGCATacgcctcctcgtcgctgtcttcccgtatctgccgccttcgtgtgtccttcttttctgtcggtTCCccgcccgtctccgtcgcgttcgcTCGGCTAGAACGCCTCGAGgcctcctcgcgcctctctgctgcgaGGTCGCCCgccccggtgtctcctcgccgttccgcgcctcgctcgccctgAGCCGCTGCCTCGGTTGGCGTACTTCGCATGCAGCCTACGCCCGTtccctcggcctctcgcgaCCGCGAGGCCTCGCGTTCGGCCTCCAGCATTTCTGGCAATCGCAGGAGGACGCGCATCGTTTGTTCTGTCAAAGACGGGATGATGGCCGAGAGCGGAACTACCCAGCAGCGGACACGcgagctgagagagagaggacaaacgtcttgcctctccgccgcgccgtcttccccaGTCCCCGCTGCTGTATCCGCCCCCAACAACCTGGGGCTTGCGAGGGAGGCAGGAGCGGGTGACGATGACGAGGCGTGCGCGTCGGGCACGAGCCCCGCATCCGCGCAGGacggcgccgctgcctcgcgggcgcagtctccgtttctcctttttgcgTCAactccttccccgtctcgtctctctccggggGTGTCTTCACCACAGAGCCGAAGCTGCGGCGGCTGGGtcgtgtctgttttttgcgCCTGCCTCGACGCGGTCACTCGCGTGAAAGGATGCTTCTTGAACAGGCCTACTTTCCCGTGCCCCGCCCCGGGGTCTAAGAGCGCAATCGAGAGCTCAGGCGAAGGCAGCAACGGCGTGACGCACACGCACGAAGACTCTGAAAAGGCCACCGCTTTCACGCGCCGCCCGAGAAAGACCCACTTCTGCAAAGGCGGCAACTCCCTTGCCGGTCGGCCGCCGTCTTCCCGATGGCGTAGCTTGCTCACATCCTGAAAGCGCCGAGCCAGGCGACGCACacaaagaaagaaaagaattCAGAAATCAAGACTGTCCCCGCACGACACCTGGTGCCGAATCGCCTCGGCTCGGGGGTGTCCGTTGTGTTTCCGCGCGGGGGGTTCacacaaaacagagagagcaaggaaagCGCCGGCTCAGGACGACGAACGCATCTGCTTTctggagcgagaaggacagaaacaatcaggagagcgagacaggagagagaggccagagagaaggcgagtcgCCGGAGAGTGACtaaagagagacacgggacagagagaggcgacaacggagaggagaggcgagagagagagaagcggcaacggaggagagagagaacgcaggcACACGCGGGGCGCGACAGGCTGCCTCATGGGGCCTGCACGCGCGTTGTGGCTGCTCTTTGCATCTTTGCCAACTTTTCGCCTGTCCacttgttttcttctccctctcttcgcacCTTTCGCCAGTGGACAAACCGTTGCCAGAGCTGCTCGCCGTCCGTGTTCGTCGagcctcttccctcgcggtCTCCATCTGTTTCGCACgcgtcgccgcgtctccgatTTTCAGGGTTGTCCGCCCCCAACCGCCCCggagctgtctccgcagccttcCTGAGGCAGTCTGGAGCCTGTTGCCTCTGACGTCTCTCCTCATTGTCCCTGAAAACCcccccgtgtctctcgcgccaaCCTGAAAAAGCCGAGACAGACAAGAGGACGCATCAACCGAACCACACCAAGCGAATCAGGGCGGAAAGGCAATAGCAGTGACGCCGCGCCGTTCGCAACTGAAACCTCGCTCGACACAGACCGTCGCAGAAAGGGGTGACGCACCTCCGcactcgcgtgtctctgccgtGGCAGATTCGtggtttcttcctttccgcccGTCCAACCAAAAGCGCAGCTGCTCGTCGTCGCTGAGACTCCGGTCGCCTTTTGGCAGCGTCTCTGCGGTTGGCGAGGAGCCTGGAGTTTGAAGCGAAAACGTCGAGTGAGCGGGGGACACGCAGTCGCGACGCGCGTCTGCAAGCCGCTGCTCGAGAGCTGCTGCCGcctgaagaaagcgaaaaagagcacGGGAAGATGCGCACGACAGACACGCCTCAAAAGGACGAAAGGCGATTCAGAGGACGACAAAGCAGGAGAGtgaagacggaaaaaaaggTTAGGAGAGAACATGGCGCGTCGAATTGAGAGCGTCGCCGCAAGTACGCATCAGCCATCGCAACTCCCTGGACAAGAACCTCCAATTGGGAACGGGGTGCAAAACGCCCTGCGCAGACTTCCTAGGCAGCTGTGCATCTGTGCAGCCACGCGACGGACAGGCTAAGGCCTCACGCGAGCTCGCGTGACTCTGTCAGCGACAGGCAGTGCGCAATCGGAAAAGACAAACGGTTATTCTAGCTATGGATGTGCGCGCACACCTAAACATTCatccacatatatgtacatatatacatatatatatatataggcatacATCTAAATGCATTTATACACATGTACGTATATCTATGTACGTGCAGGCAAACGTATCTACGTATTGATGCATGCCCAcgaatatgtatatatttacatatgtTGTATGCGCACGATTTCAAAGCAGAGTTGATCGTCCGGCTCTGTGTGAAACATGTTTGCAGCATCGTATCGAGGGGGGCGGTTCACGTTGGGCATACCTcgtcgacgaggaaaagaaggaagtaCGACTCGCGACGACTTGACCAAGGCCCAGGCTCCTCGTGGTGGAGTGTCCCCACCCGCTGCTCCGAGTTGAAGTCGGTGAGGACGGCGTCTGCCCCGTCGATccagcgcgcatgcagaagactctgcagacggcgagagagaacgagaagaaaagtgtCTTTCACAGAAACATGTGCTTTGCCGAACCCGCACAGGTTGAGGAGTCGGGGGTGGTTTGGGCTGCGACATTTCCTGCAAAGCAAAGGCCGCTTGTAGGATGAAGCCAACCAGAATGTTAGACAGGCGGACGTGTACGGAAACTACAGGTACTTCTCAGAGTAATTTAcggacagaaagaagagacaaggccCCAGGAGGAAATGCTGCAAGACACACGGGTAAGGgggaagcgcagagacacaaccCCGAGGAGAGGTCGTCGCCACAGACCCGCGAAGCAAAAGACGGGAAATGAAAAAGCCTGAAACGTAacggaaacggaggcagacACGGCCGAGCACGTCACGGACGCTTTCGCGCGCAAGTGTCTAGGCAGAGCGGGTGACAAAGAGCGCATTCTCGCCAGGCCAGAAGAGAGCGCCAACCCCGCTCTCGTGAAATACTACGCCGGGGCGTTCAATATGTTGACCCGGGGATCGGGAAGCGTCAGTTAGAGGGAGACGCAAAGAGAACAGCGTAGCGGAGGCAAGCAAGCagcagcgcagagaggcatATTGAGAGAGGtgaaacgggagaaagagaggtcgcaagcgaaaaagagatgGGGCGGTAGACATGCGTACGGGGAACTCGATACACAATCGCGTTGCGACAGACTCTCACGCGCTTTCGTCGTGCAACTTCTTGCCACCAGTGCCTCTCGGCTCGGAAACTCTTCGTTCgagttctctttctttctcgcgttcgtcgTGATCCtgtcctctgtcttcttctttacCTTGTGAGTACAGTGCTCTTTCTTtggcttctttctctttttacccggccttctttctcgtttgtttttctccccttATCTCTTGTTTGTTCCTTATTTCTgcttcgtgtctcctcgttgcatctctcttctcatcTTTCCGAATCTCTTCTggtctttctgcctcgcctcgtttccctcttccttctccatctcttgcttccttctgtcgttttcttctgctgttttctgctcttgtctccgttccttctcttccttctcttaCGGTGCCGAGCCGAACACTCAAATCGTGCGCCTCGGCGAGAAGTCCGCGTTTGACAAATGCAAAGAGGAggccttcctgcgtctcagccgcgccttctcggcctgcAGTCTCTGCGCTTCGAGAGTCTCCTCGATTCCCAGACTCTTCACCTGCGAACGGCaccagaggagaaacaggcaaacacacacacgagagacaggtgcACACAAACAAGACGTttcttcggtctcttcttctctcacgcGCTAAAcgttcgccttcctctgcgcaTCTGGGTCGGCTTGGAGCTGACTCCGGTCCCCCTAAAGAACGCGTTGGAAACCGACCGGACGTCTGGCCAGAGACACCCAGGGAACGAGCGCGAAAAGCTGCGGAGGCCTGTCGAAGCCTTTACCTCGTCTCAGGCTCTGAGGAGCAACAATTGCAAACTTGGAAGCAAGATGCGTCAACGCCTCAttcgatgcatgcaaatgctCGCTAGCTGCAATCGCCAAATTGCGGAATGTCGTCGCGGGAACCCGATACATCTGAGGACGATCGGCTGAAGAcgtcgacgaggacggagatgCCTCCCTGAGGAGtttgtcgcgtttttgtctgcTTGGCGTTAGGACTGTCAAGGGAGGAAAAGCTCGAATCGCTTCGCTGCGTCGAGCGGCGTCGGGGATGGCGAGAATCTCTCGCCACACAGCTTCGGCCTTTTTCTGCCGGACCTCTGAGAcgtctttcgccttcctcgtgttcGAATTCCCATCCTCCGCGCGTCCCGCACAAGCAACTTTGCCTGCGGACCGCGCAGCCCCGCTGCTGCGAGTCCTCGTTTTTGTACGAGACACGAggcgttcttcttccggttcttccctgtcttcctcttcgtgttcGGCCttgtcttcgttctctccccccgCGACGCATTCAccctctgtcccctctgctctctctccttctcgcacGCCCGCAACCAATCCCGGTCGTAGGtcggtttccttcttcggcttccGTTTGCCTTTTCGCTGGCAAGTGCGCAACGCCaagcctctctcctctcccaccCGTGAACCTGccccggtctctctctctgtctctctctctgtttctctctctgtctctctctctgtctctctctctgtctctctgccccacacgcctctctccttcgcgcccCATGTCCGCCCCTCcgtcgcggcgccttcctggGGACTTGcgccggcttctcttctgccaTCGCCGAATGCCTCAGACCTCCTGGCTGACAGCAAAGAGGGCCGATGCCAGGTTCCACtctcaggtgtctccgtcgccctgTCTTCCTCAGGTACCCCGCGCGAGTTACGGCAGGaagccttcttcgtctctcgcgtctccccggTCACCTCGCGAGACGCATCGGGCTCGGAGGTTGGCCGGAGAGCATCCGCGAACGCAGGCGCGTCCTGCaaaaacgacagagacgcttgcggcgcgagaaaaaaagaagacgcgaacggcgaggcagaagaggaagcggacgcaagagaggaaacagaaggagaagaaacagaaggagaggaaggcggagaggaggaaggcgcggacTTGGAAAGGTGGAGATCCGAATCAGCGGTGGAGCTACTGAACCGACGAGGCGCTTGAGGAGAAAcgagcgaaagcgagagtGCGGAACGTGGCGCGTGACGGACAGGAGCAAACggagggaaaacggggaagggTGACGGGGAAAAAAAACTTGAACGGGGTATGGTTCGGAGCCCGCGAGAGCGCACAAGTCGAGCAGAGGCAGTGACAGGCGCACCCTCCGCAGGGAGACCGCGCGGGTTCTTGGCCGGGGAGTGAAGACGACTGTGGGGAGGCAAACCTGAGAAACCGCCAACAGAAATCGTCACTCGGCGGCGGAGCAGCCATGGATGGCTTCTCTTGCTTTCGACCGAAAGGCGCGTCCTTGGAGAACACGAAAatgacagagaaagagaggaggcagaccCAAAAGGTGACGCAAGTCGTACAGGAGAacggga from Neospora caninum Liverpool complete genome, chromosome VIII includes the following:
- a CDS encoding RENT1_NEUCR Regulator of nonsense transcripts 1 homolog ref|XP_323582.1| h (ISS), related yields the protein MCNLPDSLETLPRPPLLRAVVLAPPRLDAPAFADALRPTSEPDASREVTGETRETKKASCRNSRGVPEEDRATETPESGTWHRPSLLSARRSEAFGDGRREAGASPQEGAATEGRTWGAKERGVWGRETERETERETERETERETERETGAGSRVGEERGLALRTCQRKGKRKPKKETDLRPGLVAGVREGERAEGTEGECVAGGENEDKAEHEEEDREEPEEERLVSRTKTRTRSSGAARSAGKVACAGRAEDGNSNTRKAKDVSEVRQKKAEAVWREILAIPDAARRSEAIRAFPPLTVLTPSRQKRDKLLREASPSSSTSSADRPQMYRVPATTFRNLAIAASEHLHASNEALTHLASKFAIVAPQSLRRGEESGNRGDSRSAETAGREGAAETQEGLLFAFVKRGLLAEAHDLSVRLGTSLLHARWIDGADAVLTDFNSEQRVGTLHHEEPGPWSSRRESYFLLFLVDEAAAALEQRLADARRDCVSPAHSTFSLQTPGSSPTAETLPKGDRSLSDDEQLRFWLDGRKGRNHESATAETRECGGWRERHGGVFRDNEERRQRQQAPDCLRKAAETAPGRLGADNPENRRRGDACETDGDREGRGSTNTDGEQLWQRFVHWRKDVSKLRHREDGGRPARELPPLQKWVFLGRRVKAVAFSESSCVCVTPLLPSPELSIALLDPGAGHGKVGLFKKHPFTRVTASRQAQKTDTTQPPQLRLCGEDTPGERRDGEGVDAKRRNGDCAREAAAPSCADAGLVPDAHASSSSPAPASLASPRLLGADTAAGTGEDGAAERQDVCPLSLSSRVRCWVVPLSAIIPSLTEQTMRVLLRLPEMLEAEREASRSREAEGTGVGCMRSTPTEAAAQGERGAERRGDTGAGDLAAERREEASRRSSRANATETGGEPTEKKDTRRRQIREDSDEEAYALSSGRAQEGDSQRQRLRDSAGKNGTATDKTRQGTSTQLAGKATPGRGINHALFLACTPPLFPCASAYPPALASDLPTLRQKMQSPSATAETLRKDSAEPSACLSGASPRLPSALQASRLPSELQPSLHPSALEPSSLRPSFLLGEDREGGFPASSKAGSSGVEEGVFASEYRANASSSRSSETTPASVPLEEVLSSLFPFLTSSQRNVVCCVLRSPAPIVLVQGPPGTGKTLVAACILSLWAAGLDGETASPIFAGAGTHAAVDALRSKLGNLGVRSHTVGMLERRGDYSPAVGGYSPRRSSTASGTQGQTLAYRQRVPVFVDTVYQGQNLRRIAPRRILIDEASQITEFRSLIVLAQTKCTKLVLVGDPAQISGQSVQACPVMVRSAFDSFLTQSAVPHYFLLDTQFRMPGSMCELISSLFYQGLLKSHQSVFARPADLSPSIPWPKRTHRTGATPRLPASVGPPSSPSPSASPSPSASPSPSASPSPSASPSPSASPSASSACGSSPRTVHAALDTAPLLVIDTGPSRLAPSACGDGRDRSAAGAAGALSWSETQWDLRDIIERDDGEIFDLLREDQAGHAHLKKRQGLLGDVDGTDRNAASLRNEGSVRLSYYNAAEALLTVRCASLLLRDGVAPEAIGVISPYVGQLALLERILGRKAYRRVSRHEKAFDGRLSHRPLPNNKILLSTVDSFQGGEKDYIIFTCVRCNPAGAVGFLADWRRLNVAFSRARKGLIVIGHSITLRQEPTFDALFQFARKLQAVVPVDHPTLRAITEGIWPPPSCV